The proteins below are encoded in one region of Hordeum vulgare subsp. vulgare chromosome 3H, MorexV3_pseudomolecules_assembly, whole genome shotgun sequence:
- the LOC123439404 gene encoding uncharacterized protein At5g19025-like, whose product MHHHLLHQLLSTAPLAGAAADGAALGWGLLGNHARKCGCTGLKKVVEFDIQLETAECVRGCPTPAARSALLAVVGAPRSVDLDDEHRELEAELRKMVPQTNARPPAPQSPHLRSCVPPLQP is encoded by the coding sequence ATGCACCACCACCTTCTCCACCAACTCCTCTCGACCGCGCCGCTCGCGGGGGCCGCCGCGGACGGGGCCGCGCTCGGTTGGGGCCTGCTGGGCAACCACGCGCGCAAGTGCGGCTGCACGGGCCTCAAGAAGGTCGTCGAGTTCGACATCCAGCTCGAGACGGCAGAGTGCGTGCGCGGCTGCCCCACCCCCGCCGCGCGATCGGCCCTGCTCGCCGTCGTCGGGGCGCCCCGCTCCGTCGATCTCGACGACGAGCACCGCGAGCTGGAGGCCGAGCTCCGGAAGATGGTGCCGCAAACAAATGCAAGGCCACCGGCGCCGCAATCGCCGCATCTGCGATCTTGCGTGCCGCCGCTGCAGCCCTGA